In Phlebotomus papatasi isolate M1 chromosome 1, Ppap_2.1, whole genome shotgun sequence, the following proteins share a genomic window:
- the LOC129810382 gene encoding uncharacterized protein LOC129810382, whose protein sequence is MAASVYATPPPDLSGEDTALSDISNSSQANSTNSTSQKLATKRTLSTSSSFVNNSPNSCNSSSTTGSTTAAAVNNGGGGGAGESSAADLSKKRRKQSTPIRISALSSDTGGANNGVGEEMMLESLTEKSVDVVQKAALLFGHLQQLQESQSPQDQSTNEINFASFVVTEMKSQSTDASEDDEEAANRSPGMMNCTECDAKFQSELKLKIHLMHEHKIVSFKETTGHHRGSPEAGEKVSETPIIRVKKEPSEWDSDDRRTEATNSSKQDDWLASLANAGLPFPFPPEAAAALTAGGYLPLLGVPPVAPFTTNADGLPLPRPTAPQLRIFNPEAYCDLCNKEFCNKYFLKTHKANKHGIYETPVPTVNDVAQAGERQAQQMHQSMAQVFQQQQQQQQQSPQSLMPPEPTVFCDICYKKFTNIFAMRRHRAKVHEVDDGKMEQDTFDSDTQTFRLPDDFRQDFTVEQEDTNFTPQPRKLSPASSQQAREANFSVEKLKRLGVINPEAFCELCCKEYCNKYFLRTHKLKRHGILMPPDETKENFGDRNPWHYVQTSPLNLIMGTDFGQVQQLQQKMLSEIAERPLKSPADKVPAASDGKFSGDLIKSENEEKVSESKSPRRTPTSPQNTSQGDTDAISVDLQKLQSMILQLNDLNAQRATQCTVCGKEQENQYMLHAHMIAEHGNIASAAVENIKTSRSSTPAPLTQPSITSQGSAEVCKQCDKEFPSSGALKQHIVEAHTSSASPPLPNREGFVTPERPSSSVLQMPAAPHQADRRPPYTITPTSSYCEICNKELCNKYFMKTHMQRMHGIEIENGAQIGGVICNICNKELCSKYFLRVHKHNTHGIVEEGSPLPQSRQNGDHVKMDITATDESPGFSGVDGGGNMKPSDLADLSNRYFSHFTEVCPLCSRRFRSSKWLRAHLMSDHGKAGTDKLRDIEQRLNLAKAQSPTLKIPNGAFGLAAEASALKSSLSGLFMTPPGPPNVATSMADEATMNSGGSGRMKEYQCSFCSFSTPYYAFLFIHERSHTLINPAAVASLTAAAPHRNPPSSHQSEAAVSLAKEPPSMSRHFQPPPPPPAATSSDAASAPPTMTKSESNSMLTDMANLTQRPAIYALPQDSEPMIMQSFLLEEAAAVASESTKDTNRFVPAVVFLPVRERITTSITVSFSLTPA, encoded by the exons ATGGCAGCTTCTGTTTACGCCACTCCACCACCTGATTTAAGTGGCGAAGACACAGCCCTCAGCGATATTTCAAATTCTTCACAAGCCAACAGTACAAATTCAACGTCACAGAAATTAGCCACCAAAAGAACTTTGTCAACATCATCCTCATTTGTGAATAATTCACCAAATTCATGCAACTCATCATCAACCACAG GATCAACGACAGCTGCGGCGGTTAACAATGGCGGAGGCGGTGGCGCGGGAGAATCTTCGGCGGCGGATTTATCGAAAAAGCGGCGCAAACAGTCCACACCGATTAGGATCTCAGCCCTCAGTAGCGATACAGGGGGTGCAAATAATGGAGTTGGAGAGGAAATGATGTTAGAGTCTCTCACGGAAAAATCCGTGGATGTTGTACAAAAGGCAGCTTTGCTCTTTGGGCACCTGCAGCAGCTTCAAGAATCACAGAGTCCACAGGATCAATCGACAAATGAGATAAATTTTGCCTCATTTGTTGTGACAGAAATGAAATCCCAAAGCACAGATGCATCTGAAGACGATGAAGAGGCGGCAAATCGATCGCCAGGAATGATGAATTGCACAGAGTGTGATGCAAAATTCCAATcagaattaaaattgaaaattcacttGATGCACGAGCACAAGATTGTATCCTTCAAGGAGACCACAGGACATCACAGGGGATCCCCCGAAGCGGGGGAGAAAGTCAGTGAAACACCCATAATCAGGGTTAAAAAGGAGCCATCAGAGTGGGATAGTGATGATCGTCGTACAGAAGCTACAAATTCCTCCAAACAGGATGATTGGTTGGCATCCTTAGCCAATGCTGGACTCCCATTTCCCTTTCCACCGGAAGCCGCGGCGGCACTCACTGCCGGAGGATATTTGCCACTGCTGGGAGTACCACCAGTAGCCCCTTTCACTACAAATGCAGACGGCCTACCTCTGCCGCGTCCAACTGCACCTCAGTTGCGTATTTTCAATCCTGAAGCATACTGTGACTTGTGCAATAAGGAGTTCTGCAACAAGTACTTCCTGAAAACGCACAAAGCCAATAAGCACGGTATCTACGAAACACCCGTACCGACTGTGAATGACGTGGCTCAGGCAGGAGAACGTCAGGCTCAGCAGATGCACCAGAGCATGGCTCAGGTGTTtcagcagcagcaacaacagCAGCAACAGAGTCCACAGAGTCTCATGCCGCCGGAGCCTACAGTTTTCTGTGACATTTGCTACAAGAAATTCACCAATATCTTCGCCATGAGACGCCACAGAGCTAAAGTCCACGAGGTGGATGATGGGAAGATGGAACAAGATACTTTTGACAGCGACACCCAGACATTTCGTCTGCCAGATGATTTTCGTCAAGATTTTACAGTCGAACAGGAAGACACCAATTTTACACCTCAGCCGAGAAAACTTTCACCAGCATCGAGTCAACAAGCTCGTGAGGCCAATTTCAGCGTGGAGAAACTCAAGCGATTGGGCGTGATTAATCCCGAGGCATTTTGTGAGCTTTGCTGCAAGGAGTACTGCAACAAATACTTCTTAAGGACACACAAATTGAAACGTCATGGGATACTAATGCCACCAGATgaaactaaagaaaattttggTGATCGCAATCCCTGGCACTATGTTCAAACTAGTCCACTAAATCTCATCATGGGAACGGATTTTGGGCAAGTTCAGCAACTTCAGCAAAAGATGCTCAGTGAAATTGCCGAGAGGCCCCTCAAGTCCCCAGCTGACAAAGTACCAGCAGCGTCAGATGGAAAATTTTCCGGTGATTTGATAAAATCCGAGAATGAAGAAAAGGTATCTGAATCAAAATCACCTAGACGGACACCAACTTCACCTCAGAATACTTCTCAAGGAGACACTGATGCCATAAGCGTGGATCTTCAGAAATTGCAGTCTATGATCCTCCAACTGAATGACCTAAATGCCCAAAGAGCTACTCAGTGTACGGTTTGTGGCAAGGAACAAGAGAATCAGTATATGCTGCATGCCCATATGATTGCAGAACATGGAAATATCGCATCAGCGGCAGTAGAGAATATCAAAACAAGTCGGAGCTCAACTCCAGCCCCATTGACCCAGCCCTCCATTACTAGTCAAGGTTCTGCGGAGGTGTGCAAACAGTGTGATAAGGAATTCCCATCATCAGGAGCTCTCAAACAGCATATTGTTGAGGCACATACCTCCTCTGCTAGTCCACCTCTGCCCAATCGTGAAGGTTTTGTCACTCCAGAACGGCCCAGTAGTTCGGTACTGCAAATGCCAGCTGCACCACATCAAGCAGATCGCCGGCCACCGTACACCATTACCCCAACTTCGAGTTATTGCGAAATTTGCAATAAAGAATTATGCAACAAGTATTTCATGAAGACCCATATGCAGAGAATGCATGGTATTGAAATTGAGAACGGTGCCCAGATTGGTGGTGTCATCTGCAACATTTGCAACAAGGAGTTGTGCAGCAAGTATTTTCTACGTGTCCATAAACACAACACACATGGCATTGTTGAGGAAGGCTCACCACTACCTCAGTCACGACAAAATGGAGATCATGTCAAAATGGATATCACGGCTACGGATGAATCACCTGGCTTTAGTGGCGTTGATGGTGGTGGCAACATGAAACCCAGTGACCTGGCAGATCTTAGCAATCGCTACTTCTCTCACTTCACTGAAGTGTGTCCTCTGTGCAGTCGTCGATTCCGTAGTTCCAAATGGCTGCGGGCGCATTTGATGAGTGATCATGGCAAGGCCGGAACGGACAAACTACGTGACATTGAACAGCGATTGAATTTGGCCAAGGCACAAAGTCCTACGCTCAAAATCCCCAATGGGGCCTTTGGTCTTGCTGCTGAAGCCAGTGCCCTGAAATCTTCGCTATCGGGGCTATTTATGACACCACCAGGACCACCCAATGTGGCTACAAGTATGGCTGATGAGGCTACCATGAACAGTGGTGGTAGTGGACGAATGAAGGAGTATCAGTGCTCTTTTTGTTCCTTCTCTACACCCTACTATGCTTTTCTCTTTATCCACGAGCGCTCGCATACCCTCATCAATCCTGCCGCCGTTGCTTCCCTCACGGCCGCGGCGCCACATCGCAACCCGCCAAGTAGCCATCAATCTGAGGCAGCTGTATCACTTGCAAAGGAGCCACCAAGTATGTCACGTCATTTTCAACCACCTCCACCGCCCCCCGCCGCCACTTCAAGCGACGCCGCTTCGGCTCCGCCCACCATGACAAAATCCGAGTCCAACAGCATGCTCACTGACATGGCGAACCTAACGCAGCGTCCGGCGATCTATGCTCTACCCCAGGACTCAGAACCCATGATTATGCAGTCATTCCTTCTCGAGGAAGCCGCCGCAGTTGCTAGTGAATCCACCAAGGACACAAACAGGTTTGTGCCGGCTGTTGTCTTTTTGCCTGTTCGCGAACGCATCACAACCTCCATCACTGTGTCATTTTCATTGACGCCCGCCTAA